A single region of the Halobacterium wangiae genome encodes:
- a CDS encoding Ig-like domain-containing protein, with product MRFRDDTRGVTVQVGAVLLFATIIIALSLYQATVVPSQNADVEYKHSQEVQGQLTDVRNALLSTAATGNSQPASVTLGTQYPSRVFLMNPPPSTGTLRTGSYDDDTVSVSNVRATNPETADYVDGNWSASTKYLVYEPDYNEYDGAADLLYESSILSNHYPEQNTTVPLTDQVVVRDDVVTLVALNGTLSTSQSGSVSVDPEALSAPHSRVQVTNDTASPVNVTLPTRASASSLANTTDLAEQDAVRAVEPAGDGRVRLVLEPGTYTLRTASVGVGSRTSNPEPHYLTVVDRDDDSVTVEARDRFNNPESGVEVSVSGTNPFEDASQVTDADGRATFEAAAGESGTATLEILGGGDPRERVTTTVDTSGSVGNGTSGSEAYVVDWSETKSDNQNPGLTCTGENCTLDAGVQSSVTLFADSTPIVDGGTFEYAVGARTVGEVSPGEDATDASGESSTSFTANSNGTTNVYVSGGGSGDRLELTVENQGTGGGGGGQQPLIAFRLDDLTHQDQDSVEYVGSYSISNTNASFERVEVEYANTNDGSATQTLQKAAERGGLQYTNGYGAGDTYDVTVRVIYDDGSGEYVAASRTVTDVADAQNPAANNDISTASTATLDSSSIKDQKNSAEYQVSYTVSPTGGYSETRMVAVSTGTGDKATATSTARSENNVKLQPGYGNGQQFKVAILVFGPDGAVVDDRIVYDTADGTSP from the coding sequence GTGCGATTCAGGGACGACACTCGGGGGGTGACGGTCCAGGTCGGGGCCGTCCTTCTCTTCGCGACCATCATCATCGCCCTCTCGCTCTACCAGGCGACAGTCGTCCCCTCGCAGAACGCGGACGTCGAGTACAAGCACAGCCAGGAAGTCCAGGGCCAGCTGACCGACGTCCGCAACGCGCTCCTCTCGACGGCGGCGACGGGGAACAGCCAGCCCGCGTCGGTGACGCTGGGCACCCAGTACCCGTCCCGCGTGTTCCTGATGAATCCGCCGCCGTCGACCGGGACGCTCAGAACCGGGAGCTACGACGACGACACCGTCAGCGTCTCGAACGTCCGCGCGACGAACCCCGAGACGGCGGACTACGTCGACGGTAACTGGTCGGCGTCCACGAAGTACCTGGTGTACGAGCCCGACTACAACGAGTACGACGGCGCCGCGGACCTCCTCTACGAGTCCTCGATCCTCTCGAACCACTACCCCGAGCAGAACACGACGGTTCCGCTGACCGACCAGGTGGTGGTCCGGGACGACGTCGTCACGCTGGTCGCCCTGAACGGGACGCTCAGTACCTCCCAGTCGGGGTCGGTCAGCGTCGACCCGGAGGCGTTGAGCGCGCCCCACAGCCGAGTGCAGGTGACCAACGACACCGCGAGCCCGGTGAATGTCACGCTGCCCACGCGGGCCTCGGCGAGTTCACTGGCGAACACCACCGACCTCGCCGAGCAGGACGCCGTCCGCGCGGTCGAACCGGCCGGTGACGGACGCGTTCGCCTGGTCCTCGAACCCGGGACGTACACGCTGCGTACGGCGAGCGTCGGCGTCGGTAGCAGGACGTCGAACCCGGAGCCGCACTACCTGACCGTGGTCGACCGCGACGACGACTCGGTGACCGTCGAGGCCCGCGACCGGTTCAACAACCCGGAGAGCGGCGTCGAGGTCAGTGTGAGCGGTACGAACCCGTTCGAGGACGCGAGCCAGGTGACCGACGCGGACGGGCGAGCAACCTTCGAGGCGGCAGCCGGGGAGTCCGGGACGGCGACGCTGGAGATCCTCGGCGGCGGCGACCCGCGCGAACGCGTGACGACGACCGTCGACACGAGTGGGAGTGTCGGGAACGGAACCAGCGGGAGCGAAGCGTACGTCGTGGACTGGAGCGAGACGAAGAGCGACAACCAGAACCCGGGGCTGACGTGTACCGGGGAGAACTGCACGCTCGACGCAGGCGTCCAGTCGTCGGTGACGCTGTTCGCGGACTCGACACCGATCGTCGACGGTGGCACGTTCGAGTACGCCGTCGGAGCCAGGACCGTCGGCGAGGTTTCGCCGGGCGAGGACGCGACGGACGCCAGCGGGGAGAGTTCGACGTCGTTCACCGCGAACAGCAACGGGACGACGAACGTGTACGTCTCCGGCGGCGGGAGCGGTGACCGACTCGAACTCACCGTCGAGAACCAGGGTACTGGCGGCGGTGGCGGCGGGCAGCAGCCGCTGATAGCGTTCCGGCTAGACGACCTGACCCACCAGGACCAGGACAGCGTGGAGTACGTCGGCTCCTACAGCATCTCGAACACGAACGCCTCGTTCGAGCGCGTGGAGGTCGAGTACGCGAACACGAACGACGGCTCCGCCACCCAGACGCTCCAGAAGGCCGCCGAGCGTGGCGGGCTCCAGTACACGAACGGCTACGGTGCCGGTGACACGTACGACGTGACTGTTCGGGTCATCTACGACGACGGCAGTGGGGAGTACGTCGCCGCCTCTCGGACAGTTACGGACGTGGCCGACGCCCAGAACCCCGCGGCGAACAACGACATCTCGACGGCCAGTACCGCGACACTCGACAGTTCGAGCATCAAGGACCAGAAGAACTCGGCCGAGTACCAGGTCAGCTACACCGTCTCCCCGACGGGCGGCTACTCGGAGACGCGGATGGTCGCCGTCTCCACTGGGACGGGTGACAAGGCGACAGCCACGAGCACCGCACGGTCCGAGAACAACGTGAAACTCCAGCCAGGCTACGGGAACGGCCAGCAGTTCAAGGTCGCCATCCTGGTGTTCGGGCCGGACGGGGCCGTGGTCGACGACCGCATCGTCTACGACACGGCGGACGGCACCAGCCCGTGA
- the gcvPA gene encoding aminomethyl-transferring glycine dehydrogenase subunit GcvPA produces MSGSPYAPHSESETAAMLDAVGVDDVEALFDIPESVRFDGEFGIDAKSEQAAVRETTRRLSKNDDLTEFLGRGHYEHYVPSLVDHLSQRSEFITSYTQYQPEVTQGFLQVLFEYQSLLVELTGLGVANCSMYDEATALAEAALLAKRVRSSSGDRVLVPAYVREGHVSVLENYTSGSDVTVERYATERGNVDVDVLADTMDDDVVMVYAENPTTTGAVEEQLDAVGDLADDHDAVFCLGSDPVALSLLQRPVDVGADVVVGDASVLGLPTSYGMGLGVFACREEYLRQVPGRLVGASEDDAGNRAYTLTLQTREQHIRRERATSNICTNQAWVALRAAIHAATLGADGLLDLAEQMVELPRDLAADLDDLNGVIAPVHDRHHFREFLARTDQPAPAIVEDLEAEGFAVHAVDDHTVQICVTDANEHATDALVAAFAEVAN; encoded by the coding sequence ATGAGCGGGAGTCCGTACGCGCCACACTCGGAGTCGGAGACCGCAGCGATGCTCGACGCGGTCGGCGTCGACGACGTGGAAGCCCTCTTCGACATCCCCGAGTCGGTGCGCTTCGACGGGGAGTTCGGCATCGACGCGAAGTCCGAACAGGCGGCCGTCCGGGAGACGACCCGGCGGCTGTCGAAGAACGACGACCTGACGGAGTTCCTCGGGCGCGGGCACTACGAGCACTACGTGCCGTCGCTCGTCGACCACCTCTCCCAGCGCTCGGAGTTCATCACCTCCTACACGCAGTACCAGCCGGAGGTCACGCAGGGGTTCCTGCAGGTACTGTTCGAGTACCAGTCGCTGCTCGTCGAACTGACAGGCCTCGGCGTGGCGAACTGCTCGATGTACGACGAGGCGACGGCGCTCGCGGAGGCCGCGCTGCTCGCCAAACGCGTGCGCTCCTCGTCGGGTGACCGCGTGCTCGTCCCAGCGTACGTGCGCGAAGGCCACGTGAGTGTTCTAGAGAACTACACGAGCGGGTCCGACGTCACCGTTGAGCGCTACGCCACCGAGCGTGGCAACGTCGACGTCGACGTACTCGCCGACACGATGGACGACGACGTGGTGATGGTGTACGCCGAGAACCCCACCACGACGGGCGCCGTCGAGGAACAACTCGACGCCGTCGGCGACCTGGCCGACGACCACGACGCGGTGTTCTGCCTCGGTTCGGACCCGGTCGCGCTCTCGCTGCTCCAGCGACCCGTCGACGTGGGTGCCGACGTCGTCGTCGGCGACGCGAGCGTGCTCGGTCTCCCGACGAGCTACGGGATGGGGCTGGGCGTGTTCGCCTGCCGCGAGGAGTACCTCCGGCAGGTGCCGGGTCGACTCGTCGGCGCGAGCGAGGACGACGCCGGCAACCGCGCGTACACGCTCACCCTCCAGACCCGCGAGCAGCACATCCGCCGGGAGCGCGCGACGTCGAACATCTGCACGAACCAGGCGTGGGTCGCGCTCCGCGCGGCCATCCACGCTGCCACCCTGGGGGCCGACGGCCTCCTCGACCTCGCCGAACAGATGGTCGAACTGCCCCGGGACCTCGCCGCGGACCTCGACGACCTGAATGGCGTGATCGCGCCGGTCCACGACCGCCACCACTTCCGCGAGTTCCTCGCTCGCACCGACCAGCCGGCTCCAGCCATCGTCGAAGACCTCGAGGCCGAGGGGTTCGCGGTGCACGCGGTCGACGACCACACGGTCCAGATCTGCGTGACGGACGCGAACGAACACGCGACGGACGCGCTCGTCGCGGCCTTCGCGGAGGTGGCGAACTGA
- a CDS encoding NYN domain-containing protein, protein MERLRELLGGEAGGVALFVDGPNVLRDEFDVDLDDVRERAAAAGPLTVTRLYLDEHATPELIQAAEARGYEVRVTSGDVDVKLAVDATELVLSEAVDVLAVASRDTDFKPVLEQAARHGVRTLAIAPGEHGRSDALRNAADDAVVLGE, encoded by the coding sequence ATGGAACGACTGCGGGAGTTGCTGGGCGGCGAGGCGGGCGGCGTCGCCCTCTTCGTGGACGGCCCGAACGTCCTCCGCGACGAGTTCGACGTAGACCTCGACGACGTGCGCGAACGCGCCGCGGCCGCGGGACCGCTGACGGTCACCCGGCTCTACCTCGACGAACACGCCACGCCGGAGCTGATCCAGGCGGCGGAGGCGCGCGGCTACGAGGTTCGCGTGACCAGCGGCGACGTGGACGTGAAACTCGCCGTCGACGCCACCGAACTCGTGCTCTCGGAGGCCGTCGACGTGCTCGCCGTCGCCTCGCGCGACACGGACTTCAAGCCCGTCCTCGAGCAGGCCGCCCGGCACGGCGTCCGCACGCTCGCCATCGCCCCCGGCGAACATGGCCGCTCGGACGCGCTCAGGAACGCTGCCGACGACGCTGTCGTTCTGGGCGAGTAG
- the gcvPB gene encoding aminomethyl-transferring glycine dehydrogenase subunit GcvPB, whose translation MEFYDQARYAPADGDQYESLLSEKDETSVDVDSSLPDDLTRDELTLPSLEEPELARHYVRLSQQNYGVDSGPYPLGSCTMKYNPRFTEDVAALPAASVHPDRSERSTQGTLELMYDLQDYLGRIGGMDAVTLQPPAGAAGEFAGILLAEAYHEANGEGHRNEVVVPDAAHGTNFASAALGGYDVVEIPSGDDGRVDLDALEAALGENTAALMLTNPNTLGLFERNIEAVAELVHDAGGLLYYDGANLNALLGRARPGDMGFDIMHFNVHKTFATPHGGGGPGAGPVGVTEDLAEFLPDPHVRQRGGGNYELYTPEQSVGKVHGFEGNWLVLIKAFAYIDRLGDAGLADASAKAVLNANYLAEQVDYEIPLGPFHHEFVASAGDQDAADVAKRMLDYGVHPPTTKWPELVDEALMTEPTEVETKSNLDDLADAFNAVASEDDDVLEDAPTRTTARRIDQTSAARDPRLSWHDLE comes from the coding sequence ATGGAGTTCTACGACCAGGCGCGCTACGCGCCCGCCGACGGCGACCAGTACGAGTCGCTGCTTTCCGAGAAGGACGAGACCAGCGTCGACGTCGACTCCTCGCTCCCCGACGACCTCACGCGGGACGAACTCACGCTCCCGAGCCTCGAAGAACCCGAACTCGCGCGCCACTACGTCAGGCTCAGCCAGCAGAACTACGGCGTCGACTCCGGGCCGTACCCGCTTGGTTCCTGCACGATGAAGTACAACCCGCGGTTCACCGAGGACGTCGCCGCCCTCCCCGCGGCGAGCGTCCACCCGGACCGCTCGGAGCGCTCGACGCAGGGCACCCTGGAACTGATGTACGACCTCCAGGACTACCTCGGGCGCATCGGCGGCATGGACGCCGTCACGCTCCAGCCGCCCGCGGGCGCCGCCGGCGAGTTCGCCGGCATCCTGCTCGCGGAGGCCTACCACGAGGCCAACGGCGAGGGCCACCGCAACGAGGTTGTCGTCCCGGACGCCGCCCACGGCACCAACTTCGCGTCCGCCGCACTCGGCGGCTACGACGTCGTCGAGATCCCCTCCGGCGACGACGGCCGCGTCGACCTCGACGCGCTCGAAGCCGCGCTCGGCGAGAACACCGCCGCGCTGATGCTCACCAACCCGAACACGCTCGGCCTCTTCGAGCGCAACATCGAGGCGGTCGCGGAACTTGTCCACGACGCTGGCGGCCTGCTGTACTACGACGGCGCGAACCTCAACGCGCTGCTCGGCCGCGCGCGCCCCGGCGACATGGGCTTCGACATCATGCACTTCAACGTCCACAAGACGTTCGCGACGCCCCACGGCGGCGGCGGCCCGGGCGCCGGCCCAGTCGGTGTGACCGAGGACCTCGCGGAGTTCCTCCCCGACCCGCACGTCCGCCAGCGAGGCGGCGGCAACTACGAACTGTACACCCCCGAACAGAGCGTCGGGAAGGTCCACGGCTTCGAGGGGAACTGGCTCGTGCTCATCAAGGCGTTCGCGTACATCGACCGTCTCGGCGACGCGGGGCTCGCAGACGCCTCCGCGAAGGCAGTCCTGAACGCGAACTACCTCGCCGAACAGGTCGACTACGAGATCCCGCTCGGCCCGTTCCACCACGAGTTCGTCGCCAGCGCCGGTGACCAGGACGCCGCGGACGTCGCCAAGCGCATGCTCGACTACGGCGTCCACCCGCCGACGACGAAGTGGCCGGAACTCGTCGACGAGGCGCTGATGACCGAGCCGACGGAGGTCGAGACGAAGTCGAACCTCGACGACCTCGCGGACGCGTTCAATGCGGTCGCGAGCGAGGACGACGACGTCCTGGAGGACGCACCGACCCGCACGACTGCGCGGCGGATCGACCAGACGAGCGCAGCCCGCGACCCCCGGCTGTCCTGGCACGACCTCGAGTAA
- a CDS encoding response regulator, whose amino-acid sequence MTRPADDSPHVLVVEDNPGDVRLIREAFAESHLDSSLAVATDGEAALDYLHGRDAERPDLVTLDLNVPRVDGNEVLEAVKTTPDLASIPVVVLSSSSSREDIEETRELAANSYFVKPVDPAAFISLVRRFVETFAAVGRLPLGEYETPVE is encoded by the coding sequence GTGACCCGTCCGGCCGACGACTCGCCGCACGTGCTGGTGGTCGAGGACAACCCGGGCGACGTCCGCCTGATACGCGAGGCGTTCGCCGAGAGCCACCTCGACAGCTCGCTGGCCGTCGCGACCGACGGGGAGGCGGCGCTCGACTACCTCCACGGACGGGACGCCGAGCGCCCCGACCTCGTGACCCTGGACCTCAACGTCCCGCGGGTGGACGGCAACGAGGTCCTCGAGGCGGTCAAGACGACGCCGGACCTCGCGTCGATTCCCGTGGTCGTGCTGTCGAGTTCCAGTTCGCGGGAGGACATCGAGGAGACACGGGAGCTAGCGGCCAACAGCTACTTCGTGAAACCCGTGGACCCGGCGGCGTTCATCTCGCTCGTCCGGCGGTTCGTGGAGACGTTCGCCGCCGTCGGCCGACTGCCGCTGGGCGAGTACGAGACACCCGTCGAGTGA
- the gcvT gene encoding glycine cleavage system aminomethyltransferase GcvT — MGLRTPPLYGRHEDRGAKFTEFGGWEMPVEFDSITAEHTAVRESAGIFDVSHMGEIELSGPDAEALLQRLTTNDVSALDPGDAQYSTITNEDGAILDDTVVYRMPEGDDVDYLFVPNAGHDEQMYERWTTHRDEWGLDVTVENATEEYGMVAVQGPDAPDLVAARAGEDVLDLSPFTAAYAEVAGVDCWVANTGYTGEDGFELVFPSDGAGAVWDAFASDCQPCGLGSRDTLRMEYGFLLSGQDFHPEENPRTPFEAGIGFTVDLETEFVGRDALAAQQEAGVDEEFVGLVLQERGVPRHGYEITTPDGDTVGEVTSGTMSPTLGEPIGLGYVDAAYAEDGTTVHVVVRGTGKRTTVTTPPFIDQ, encoded by the coding sequence ATGGGCCTTCGGACGCCGCCGCTGTACGGCCGCCACGAGGACCGCGGGGCGAAGTTCACGGAGTTCGGCGGGTGGGAGATGCCCGTCGAGTTCGACTCCATCACGGCAGAACACACCGCTGTCCGCGAGTCCGCCGGCATCTTCGACGTCTCCCACATGGGAGAGATCGAACTCTCCGGCCCGGACGCCGAGGCGCTGCTACAGCGACTCACGACGAACGACGTGTCCGCGCTCGACCCCGGCGACGCCCAGTACTCCACTATCACGAACGAGGACGGCGCCATCCTCGACGACACCGTCGTCTACCGCATGCCCGAGGGTGACGACGTCGACTACCTGTTCGTGCCAAACGCCGGCCACGACGAGCAGATGTACGAGCGGTGGACGACCCACCGCGACGAGTGGGGCCTCGACGTCACCGTCGAGAACGCCACCGAGGAGTACGGCATGGTCGCCGTGCAGGGGCCGGACGCCCCGGACCTCGTGGCCGCGCGCGCCGGCGAGGACGTCCTCGACCTCTCGCCGTTCACCGCCGCGTACGCCGAGGTGGCGGGCGTCGACTGCTGGGTCGCTAACACCGGCTACACGGGCGAGGACGGCTTCGAACTCGTCTTCCCGTCGGACGGCGCGGGCGCGGTCTGGGACGCCTTCGCCAGCGACTGCCAGCCCTGCGGACTCGGCTCGCGGGACACCCTCCGCATGGAGTACGGCTTCCTGCTCTCGGGCCAGGACTTCCACCCCGAGGAGAACCCGCGGACGCCGTTCGAGGCGGGCATCGGCTTTACGGTCGACCTCGAGACGGAGTTCGTCGGCCGGGACGCCCTCGCTGCCCAGCAGGAGGCGGGCGTCGACGAGGAGTTCGTCGGTCTCGTCCTGCAGGAGCGCGGCGTCCCCCGACACGGCTACGAGATCACGACTCCCGACGGCGACACCGTCGGCGAGGTCACCAGCGGCACGATGAGTCCGACGCTCGGCGAACCCATCGGACTCGGCTACGTGGACGCGGCGTACGCCGAGGACGGCACGACGGTCCACGTGGTCGTTCGCGGCACCGGCAAACGAACGACAGTCACCACCCCACCTTTCATCGACCAATGA
- the gcvH gene encoding glycine cleavage system protein GcvH, translating into MSFDVPDDLYYLESHEWIDPQTGRVGISDFAQDELGDVVFVELPAEGDELDAEDAFGVVESIKAVSDIYAPVGGEVTAVNDTLEDQPELVNEDPFGDGWLVELDFDEAALEDLLSPDDYRDQIA; encoded by the coding sequence ATGAGCTTCGACGTACCCGACGACCTGTACTACCTGGAATCGCACGAGTGGATAGACCCGCAGACCGGCCGCGTCGGCATCTCGGACTTCGCGCAGGACGAACTCGGCGACGTCGTGTTCGTCGAACTGCCCGCCGAGGGCGACGAACTCGACGCCGAGGACGCGTTTGGCGTCGTCGAGTCGATCAAAGCCGTCTCGGACATCTACGCGCCGGTCGGCGGCGAGGTCACCGCGGTCAACGACACCCTCGAGGACCAGCCGGAACTCGTCAACGAGGACCCGTTCGGCGACGGCTGGCTGGTCGAACTCGACTTCGACGAGGCCGCCCTCGAAGACCTGCTGAGTCCGGACGACTACCGGGACCAGATCGCCTGA
- a CDS encoding sensor histidine kinase — MSKQTNLGPQHELPGPTVERSDPLNVETGLQALRDSAEFRGPIEPLEGVPANEHIALFYESRDEQFAAMVPFVRQGLERGERVMYVIDDSTDEESVVAAMRDRGVEVDGALASGALTFHSVEGTYLRNGSFDPDDMLEFYADAIDDATGEYPALRVTADTHWIVDDETETADFMEYESRVNDLFEGEDCIALCQYDREAIPPEILTDVVRTHPHLIYDGTLCHNFYYTPPQEYLDPDEPARDVERMLATLVDRTESKVELSETVDALEESNERLKRFAYVASHDLQEPLRMISSYLQLLEDRHGEDLGADAAEYIEFAVDGADRMRAMVEGLLAYSRIDIQDSAFETVDCEHVLDDVLTDLQLQLEESDATIEVDDLPDVYGDANQFEQLFSNLLSNAVKYSGEDPPHVEISAECHGDRRVFSVADDGIGIDPAYTGQIFEVFNRLHSSDDFPGTGIGLALCRKIVDHHGGDIWVDSEPGEGTTFYFTLPATS, encoded by the coding sequence ATGAGCAAGCAGACGAATCTCGGCCCGCAGCACGAACTCCCGGGCCCGACTGTCGAGCGTTCCGACCCGCTGAACGTGGAGACGGGACTTCAGGCGCTCCGGGACAGCGCCGAGTTCCGCGGCCCCATCGAACCGCTCGAGGGCGTGCCGGCGAACGAGCACATCGCGCTGTTCTACGAGTCCCGCGATGAGCAGTTCGCCGCGATGGTCCCGTTCGTCCGCCAGGGGCTCGAACGCGGCGAGCGAGTGATGTACGTCATCGACGACTCCACCGACGAGGAGTCGGTGGTCGCCGCGATGCGTGACCGTGGCGTCGAGGTCGACGGCGCCCTCGCGTCGGGGGCGCTCACCTTCCACAGCGTCGAGGGGACGTACCTCCGGAACGGCAGCTTCGACCCCGACGACATGCTAGAGTTCTACGCGGACGCCATCGACGACGCCACGGGGGAGTATCCGGCGCTCCGGGTCACCGCGGACACCCACTGGATCGTCGACGACGAGACGGAGACTGCCGACTTCATGGAGTACGAGAGCCGGGTGAACGACCTCTTCGAGGGGGAGGACTGTATCGCGCTCTGCCAGTACGACCGCGAGGCGATTCCGCCCGAGATCCTCACCGACGTCGTCCGCACTCATCCTCACCTCATCTACGACGGAACGCTCTGTCACAACTTCTACTACACGCCGCCACAGGAGTACCTGGACCCCGACGAACCCGCCCGGGACGTCGAGCGGATGCTGGCCACCCTCGTCGACCGGACGGAGTCGAAGGTGGAACTGAGCGAGACCGTCGATGCCCTCGAGGAGTCCAACGAGCGCCTCAAGCGCTTCGCCTACGTCGCTTCCCACGACCTCCAGGAGCCGCTGCGGATGATTTCGAGCTACCTCCAGTTGCTCGAAGACCGACACGGCGAGGACCTCGGCGCGGACGCCGCGGAGTACATCGAGTTCGCCGTCGACGGCGCGGACCGGATGCGTGCGATGGTCGAGGGACTGCTCGCGTACTCGCGCATCGACATCCAGGACTCGGCGTTCGAGACGGTCGACTGCGAGCACGTCCTCGACGACGTCCTGACCGACCTGCAGCTCCAACTCGAGGAGAGCGACGCGACCATCGAGGTCGACGACCTGCCGGACGTCTACGGCGACGCCAACCAGTTCGAGCAGCTGTTCTCGAACCTCCTCTCGAACGCCGTCAAGTACAGTGGCGAGGACCCGCCGCACGTCGAGATTTCGGCAGAGTGCCACGGCGACCGCCGCGTGTTCTCGGTCGCGGACGACGGCATCGGCATCGACCCGGCGTACACCGGCCAGATCTTCGAGGTGTTCAACCGGCTCCACTCGAGCGACGACTTCCCGGGCACGGGCATCGGCCTCGCGCTCTGCCGGAAGATCGTCGACCACCACGGCGGCGACATCTGGGTCGACTCGGAACCGGGCGAGGGGACGACGTTCTACTTCACGCTCCCGGCCACGAGTTAG
- a CDS encoding DUF2150 family protein, whose translation MSAPEEEFYSEERWQNWLDRLRDEEIDPEDEDSARLLLNLQDDVAIAVAKIIKAYEDDDIDEDEAMTELADIREVVLSEPDFDDEDKVMLVDGVQTSLVCVFYSSEQFVADGVADEASVEEYVDAAVAAEADEDLDRALGLSACAGTRVIDGEELDMSVIEDVEYGLVTEWVNGLDSLQSALSDPEVIEDDD comes from the coding sequence ATGAGCGCCCCCGAGGAGGAGTTCTACTCCGAAGAACGCTGGCAGAACTGGCTCGACCGCCTCAGAGACGAGGAGATAGACCCCGAGGACGAGGACTCCGCGCGCCTCCTGTTGAACCTCCAGGACGACGTCGCCATCGCGGTGGCGAAGATCATCAAGGCCTACGAGGACGACGACATCGACGAGGACGAGGCGATGACGGAACTCGCGGACATCCGCGAGGTCGTGCTCTCCGAACCCGACTTCGACGACGAGGACAAGGTGATGCTCGTCGACGGCGTCCAGACGAGTCTCGTCTGCGTCTTCTACAGCTCCGAGCAGTTCGTCGCAGACGGCGTCGCCGACGAGGCGTCCGTCGAGGAGTACGTCGACGCGGCGGTCGCCGCCGAGGCCGACGAGGACCTCGACCGCGCGCTCGGCCTGAGCGCGTGTGCGGGCACTCGCGTCATCGACGGCGAGGAACTCGACATGAGCGTCATCGAGGACGTGGAGTACGGCCTCGTCACGGAGTGGGTCAACGGTCTGGACAGCCTCCAGAGCGCACTGTCGGACCCGGAAGTCATCGAAGACGACGACTGA
- a CDS encoding TatD family hydrolase, translated as MTDFETPVLDNHMHLDADNRGLEAVDEFARSGGTHLLVVNKPSWHHGVEADTGEEFRPVFEETLRLVSEASERLPGRAWPVLGVHPGLISRLVDERDFAPGEARELMCAGIDVAAEYAAEGRAVALKSGRPHYDVSDEVWAASNAVIRHACERAAETGVALQLHTEATEDLTDVAEWAEDAGLPPERVVKHYASGRLDGVTKSVMCQKGYLETAVEVGEPFLMETDFVDDADRPGAVMGPKTVPRRVRWLRENGHDDAISLAHVETPEAVYGIDTRGTLDA; from the coding sequence ATGACCGACTTCGAGACGCCAGTGCTGGACAACCACATGCACCTCGACGCCGACAACCGCGGCCTCGAGGCCGTCGACGAGTTCGCGCGCAGCGGTGGCACACACCTCCTCGTGGTGAACAAGCCGTCCTGGCACCACGGCGTCGAGGCCGACACGGGCGAGGAGTTCCGGCCGGTGTTCGAGGAGACGCTGCGTCTGGTCTCGGAGGCCTCAGAGCGCCTGCCCGGGCGCGCGTGGCCCGTCCTCGGCGTCCACCCCGGGCTAATCTCGCGGCTGGTCGACGAGCGCGACTTCGCCCCCGGAGAAGCTCGCGAACTGATGTGCGCGGGCATCGACGTTGCGGCGGAGTACGCAGCCGAGGGGCGCGCGGTGGCGCTGAAGTCCGGGCGGCCACACTACGACGTCAGCGACGAGGTGTGGGCGGCGTCGAACGCGGTCATCCGGCACGCCTGCGAGCGCGCCGCGGAGACGGGCGTCGCGCTGCAGTTGCACACGGAAGCCACGGAGGACCTGACCGACGTTGCAGAGTGGGCCGAGGACGCCGGCCTGCCCCCCGAGCGCGTCGTCAAGCACTACGCGAGCGGTCGACTCGACGGCGTGACGAAGAGCGTGATGTGCCAGAAGGGGTACCTGGAGACCGCCGTCGAGGTGGGCGAACCGTTCCTGATGGAGACCGACTTCGTGGACGACGCCGACCGACCGGGTGCGGTCATGGGGCCGAAGACGGTGCCCCGGCGCGTGCGGTGGCTCCGGGAGAACGGTCACGACGATGCCATCTCCCTGGCGCACGTCGAGACGCCGGAGGCGGTGTACGGCATCGACACGCGGGGGACGCTGGACGCCTGA